TATTCGCGTCCCAGTGAGCGTTCTAACGACACATTTCTATTTTTTAAACAAGAGGCCTTCGAATTCAAGCATGCCGCTTTGCTTCTGCGCTGGCCGCAATTTAAAGAGGGGTCGAGACATCCGAACATTCCCCCTGGATCAGCGCATGTGTATGACACTGCCAGCTCGGTGTTACTGAGCGATGGGGATGCTCTGGGAAGCTGCCTCTGTTGCGTGTACATTTTTCAAAGTTAACTAAACCAGGATGAACGCGGCTCAACCTGCACGAATGCACTGGTGTCAAAGACTCTGATGCACTACTAAGAGCAACCAGCGTTGCAATAGCGAAATGTACCTGAAGAAAACCGAATCAAAGTGCTCGACCAGGTCGGAGAGGTGCTTGAACTTGAGCGTCATAGCTTCGCCGTCCTCGTCGAAGTTCGGCCCCAGGCGGCGCATGAGCGCACAGAagcacacgtacgcttgcggttCGTCACGCATCACCACCAGCAGAGGTGACGCGAGGTCGCTCATGCCCTGAATGAACGAGCCAACAGGGGCGCGCAGCGTTTTTAACGCAATCGGGTCAAAGACTGACCACTTCACCATCAGCTGCACAATTATGGCGCGAGACAGGAGCGATTCACAATTATTGTTTGTCTGTATATCTATGAATGTATGCATTCACAGCGCGCGCCTTCTCTGCTGTGAATTTCGTCTCACCTGACAGTAAGAGAGCGATGGGTGGTTGAGCGCGAACGTGGTGAGTAGGTTGAAGAGCGAGACGACGTTGACATTGTCGTCTGCGCCTTCGTAGAACGGGTGCGAGCGGTCTGTACGGAGAACGTCTTTGCGCACCATGCTACTGACCGGTAGGATGTCATCGCTGAAGCTCGAATTTTCCACGAGCGCCTTCCAGGCGGCGCGCAACTGGAGGTACTGGTCGCTTTTGCGGCGCATGTACGCCAGCCGCTCGCGGCCTGTCAGGCCTTCGGGGTACACGTTCAGTATGTGCTTCCAGACGACCTGCACAGCATTTTGTTGCATAGAAAAGACTTATCAGAAGGGTAATTTTTCAGAGAATGCCCTACCCGTTTTCTACTTCTGTTTCGGAGTGCTGACGTTCATGCTTTATAACGTAAAGGACTGATTATTCGTGTCACTAGTAACAAACAAAGCGTCATTCGGAATGTATACGCCACTGTTTCTTACGCAGATCAGACTGCGCCCAGAGCCCTTCAAGAACCCAGTTAGCAAATGTAATTCCGGAGCACTCCACTATACGGCGTCCGACTCATACCCTGTATTTGCTTAAGACCCTGGATAAACGGGTGAATCAGGATACCTTCCTGAGAGATGGCTCGACACCGCCCTTGTAGACTGCAAGACGCAGCTCGTGCGGCTTGAGCAGTCGCCCTTCGTCGTCCAGGCAGGCGCGGAACGCTCTGTCTCCGAGCGGGTCTGCCGTCTCCTGCTCGTGGCCGCCGCTGGTCCAGGGCAGGCTGATGACCGTGGATGATCCGCTTGGGGAAGTCGCCGGGGAGTCCTGCAGGGTGGGCAGGTTGAGCACCTTGTGGAAGCGACCCAGCGTTTTCTCCATTTGCAGAAAGAGCAGCCAGGCGGCCGCCCTGTAGCGCGACTGCGCCCGCACGCGCACATCGGGCGCCAGAGGCACTCGAAGGCCGCTGGGTCCCGCCGCAACCTTGCCACCGCGGTTTGTCCTGAACAGGTTCAGCATGGCGATCACCGAGCTTCCGTCTCGATGAGGGTACGTCTCACAAGCGCGcacggatgatgatgacgacgacgactacgacggcgatgatgatgacaatgacaatgatgatgatgatctcgtACTATGGCTCGTAGCCACACTGTCGGTGGCTGTTTTTCCTTCAACTGGTGACTCGTACACCCACTATGGGGTCTGCCAAGAATCGCGAAAGTTTGCCAAAAAAGCATGAATTCAATGCGACAGATGCAAAAAAATTACTGACGTAACCTTAATTAGGGAACATTGAAACTAAAATAGAGCAAAAATAATTAATGGGAATAAATTTAACCGGGGAATCACGTCGAATCACTGCTAGAGTCCTATAAGGAACAATAAGCGTCCCTGTGGCTGCACCAGAGAGACGAAGCTCAAAATGGAAGGATAAGTAGGTGAATTCATGGCGCCACATTTCTGTGTTGTTGTTAGGATTTTTCACAAATTTTTCTAGCAACGCAAGTGCGCACGCGGTGAGAACGTTGACAtggctatttttcttttttattaatattattcaGAAGTTTTCTCTTAGGTTTAATACAACACATAAAGGAAACTCGTAATGGCATTGCATGTATAAGAACAACTTTGCTTCGTGCAAAATGTCAAGCAAGGTCCAGTACAGTGGCCCATGTATCCAACGTCGCAAGTCGTGAGGGTGTCCCTGGTGATGATCGGGTGCTCTGAAGTGCCGCATACGCGCTTACTGCAGCCCCGAGCACGAACACAGAATAAGTGTCACGTTTACAACGTTAATAGACATGGCACAAAGCACATGGCACCCACTGGCACTGATGTGGCCAGTGGGTGTTCACTGAAGCTGTACACGCAGCCCTTACGGGAAGCCTCTGAAGCGCCGCCTCCACTGTGCGAGTGAGCCCATTACGGAGACTGGAACCACACGGAGGCATGAGCGCTCGTTTGCTGCGTCAGGTTTTCCTTTTGGTGTGCCAGTTGTCCGCAGGCATCTTCGGGTAATTTTGGTGCTGGATGAGATATGGCGGGTGGGCAAGTGGCAGAATCTGCTTCTAACTGCACAGGCAGAGCCGCGCGTGGGACCCACTGAACACGTACCGGAATGGGGGAATTTCTTGCCAGTTTATAGATGACATCTGATAGCCACGTGGATCGGCCAACGCGACGGATGTCGTGAATTGCCTGCGTGGAGTCTATGCGGCTGACCAGCTTCAAATACTGCGCAAGTTCAACGAAACCCATATATGAGTTCAACCTATGTCGTATGGCGGCTAGTTCAGCGAAATACGCTGGTGGGGCGAGGTCGACTACATACGGGCATGTCCGCCATACTTCTGGTAGTTTAGCGTGCCTCAGTGGCGTGTGCAGCATGTCATTATTGGTCTTCGCATCCACGTATCCTACAATAATGTCCTTTGTGTCATCGATGTGAATGAGGCGAGCGACCAGCTCCGTTGCTTGGCGAAGGATCGGGCGATGTAGGCGGGCGAGTGTCTTGTTGCCTGCAAGTTGCACTCGATGCCACGGAGATACAAGGGTTGCCGCGATAGGGAGGGTAAGGGCCTCAGATCTTATGATTCGAGATAACGCAGCTACGGAGCAAATAATTGAAAGCCTGAACGCGCGAGAAGATGTGCTTTGATGTACCAGTTCATCAATCGTGTTGAATTGTGTCTCTGCCTGTAAATTGGGAACCGGAGCAATGCGCGGCAGCCCCGTGATGGCACGCATAGCCTCCCGATTAATACATTCAATGCCTTCGCATTCTGACTTCGTGAAATGGGGGAACTGAGTTTGGTACTCGCGGCGTAGCTGGAGATAGACTTGACTAGTTGGCATGCCAGGTTGGTGCGCGCTCCACTCGACTTGCTATAGCAGTTCCACGCATCATGTGTATCATCTCTGCAGCACGTCGCTTTTGCGACGTCGACCCACGGGAAAGCAGAACGAGCCTGAGCAATTTCAACGCCCAGCACGCGAAGAGTTGATACTTCTTTTAGTGGTTCCTGACCGAAGAACAAGCAAATGGGTTGGTTTGAAAGCAGACGGTGCCCGTATCTGCTTGCTGCAGCCTGGATATGCTGTTTTGTCTTTCTATATTTCTAATCCTGCATGCCCACACCAGTCATTATAATCACGTCTAGGGCCATTTGCGACGTCTGTTCTTGGCGGGAGATCTACGGTAGGCAGTTCACATTACATGATGAAGTAAATGTCAGGTTACCAAACCAATGAAAGAAGAGCGATGTTGAACACTATTGGTTCAAGGATAGAGCCCCGTGGAACGCCACGGTGCAAGGTGAGCAATCCTACTGCATGCCCAGCCAGGACGACAGAAAAGGTTCAGGAAGTAAGGCATTCACGAACGTGCGCACGTTCGCCGGGAGGTGAAACCAGTGGAGGATTCCCGCTATCGCCTCATGGctgtcctgaaccacccctctggcttggtgaaaaaacgcaGTCGACGCTGCTAGCAAGATGCCGACCAAATTTTGTAGTCTTGAGCTGTGCGTAGAGCCGTATTGGaactcgcaagcggagcgcgagcTCACCtctttctcaaacgctctcttttcaacagaggcCTACTCCTCAGCCTTTCGGGACGCTTTATATATCTTATGGCAGATTCCGATATGTGGCTCGCGGCTACTATTGACCAACAACTGACATTAATCAAGAAGCatgtttggatcagtgtgcttcttcctatTATTACTGCATTTTATATATTACTGCatatatttattgacgcagtttaataaaaaaatatgtagTGGACGAAAATCTGATTTTGAATTTCGATAAGAATTATACTTTCGGAACAGTCGACTACCGTCTGCTCACGCTAGGCCGCGGCCGCCCGCGTAGAAATGAAACTTTGGCCCCCCTGCTTATTGGTGTCACAGCCGTCGGTTTTCATTGATTTTGACTAGTTTTCAACACTGAGCTACGCTCGAATCACTCGAAAGTCAGAACACACACGCGCTTGCGAGCGCGCTCACACTGCTGACCACTCCTGGTTAGACGTCGTGGCAGACTTCGCTTCAAATGCCTAAGTTGGATGTGGCTGCCATCTGTCGGTCAAGCTGGGGCAGGGCAAAGCTGCTCCGCGCCCGTATAACGGCGAGACTCATGGAGTGGCGAGACCAGAACATATGAGCGCGACCGCGTACTCAAGcgctgtcgtgcacaaagcaaacgctgcgcatacgCACTTGCATGGATGACCCTTTTCGCgtagcagtttgttctagagaaaagAAATGGAGCTTTCAGCGGTGCGCCGCACGTAGCCGCAGCGACAGCGCACagatacgaaaccattaccgcttccaccttACTACTCTGCGATCATCTGTCGGAATTTCAActgttttcgctaacgcacttgGGTCTAATCGTGCTGCAAATTGTGTAGCAGCGGATTGAAGACATGAGCAGTAGTTGGCTGcgaaaatagtgactggcatataaAGGAATGGAATGGATCTACGTGACCAACTTCACGGGCCGTTGCTACACAAGGACAGCCTGTGGTGTCGGCCCCTCGCTATGCACGACTTCGCTCATCCGCCAGCGCtgtatcgctaacctccaaagaaagggCAACCCCGGCACGTCGGTAAGAGCGAataccgctcgttaaacaatgacaaaggaaGTAGTGCAGCTTCCTGTCACAGTAAGTTTCCTGTACGTTATCTCTACACATGTAACCCAACTGTCACGTATACTTACGCTCACCCTGTCGCCTGCGTATCAAGAATAACCGAATGCTCGCACATTTGAATATATGCGCACAATGTGCacacaataaatgacggactacaccgaCAGCAGACGAATTAGccaagctgaatgtttcgtgatggtacacaagagtaagcgagttactagcgataaaACACCAGTGCATCAAGGTATCAGAATGCACAAAACAAACCACGTTTTAATCCTTGTGCGCagtaagaacaaatctatcggaactgagaAATAATGAGATAGTCACCGCACCGAGAAAGTTAGTCAGAAAGGTGACAAGCTGCTGCTTCTGCGTATTTGCCAATAAAGAAGGAAGAGCAAAACACGCTGATCCACACTCAATTCATGAATTAAAgggaaagtttggatagctcgGAACACACATTTAGCCCCGCTTTTAGAACCAGCACCACATATGCTGCTCGCATCGTTCCGGACACAACCAGCTCTGTAAGCACTTTTACGTGTTCTCTGAAGATGTGGCCAAAGcagtgtcgtccacccagtcactgTGTATGATATATCCCAAAAAAGAGAGGTTTGCTGAGCCGCACCGGCGTAATACACAACCATTGTAAACatggaggcaacggaggcagctgaggcaagcaatggacgcgtcaccacatgataaaacatggcagcgcccacgggaacGCCGCGAATAGGGTCAATACcatgagacgttcatttgagggatcgccagccgtttgtgcgcaggcgcgcgTATAAGAGCggacgcgagagagaaaatctggggcttttgctccttgaatatatgactctgcctaggcactactcaaaggaggtttcttagcgcgcgttgtattcgtttaTCCCCAGACATGTTGGCATTGCGGAGTACtttcgagtttgtttacgctcagccgctggctgcccgcgcggtgaggcagtgggcgtggacgccccatttggtgatcgctgtgtctgaagagGCAATGTTCTGACGGGTGTATAAGTCGCGGGTTGTAGTTTTGTCGCGACGATAGACTGGATTTTTTACAAGCGCTccccaggagggcacatgtaatcggcaatcggaggcctcaggagagcacctgaggttataataaagcaggcagcgcaggatctccagggcacccaaggggggatcaaagctggaagcagggcggcccgtgggttgcgGCTGCGGAGGCccaagcgtgccagggggtgtttgcataaaaaattaaaaaatggctgACCGCGATAGCCGATCTACACCCCTTGCACGAgcaggcctcggcgagctccAACCCACGGACTACGTTCtggctttgatgtccccgttgccgctttggtgctttggaagcgccgccaataatgcgaaataatgacacgttgttacaattagtaaaaaacacgattgaataaatataattacgtgcagccgccaacttgtgacgctcagttcagcactaccgcacaCCGGGActttttcaatatatgcggcccgggctctactacggtcgctactgctcccacagaaacatctgtgatgttattgacaaggtacatcgccgtaaggcgcgagaacgctatgatccgccacgactgacttagcacgagcgccgcatatgcgagacagtctgtccgacacagtgGTCGGCAAATCGGGCGTCAGTgtccgctgcttcacctattttgcagcgccggcagccagcgtctgagcgCGAACAACTCGACCCCActacgcaatgccggcacgcctagggacaaacgcctacaacacgcgctaggaAACCACAGATGAAACCCCCTCAGTAGTGAgtaggcagagtcgtatattcaaggagcaaaagcccccagattttctctctcgcacccgctcttactcgcgcctgcgcccTCAAATGAACGTGTCGTGGTACTGCGACGAGTCCGCGACAGCTGAACGCATTGCGGTTTTCTGGGGATTGCGGAGTTTTGCTTCGTTTGGCGCATCGTATACGCGCCAAATTTGTAAGCAGCGACGTCCACGTGTACATCCAAAaagaaatttgaactgcgcgccacggcaACGTTCAGCAGGCGGAGTGTTGGAAGCACGCTCCGGTCCACCGTAGCCTAGGCAGTGCAAGTCACTGAAGGAGGAACGGGCGCACAGCGAACGGGATCATGTGCGACCTTTGAGAGCCAATGActgcgcttctgctgaacgcagcgAAGAAAttattgcggcaaagtatttctgaaatagtctattttaacttcCAATGCACTCCTCGACTTTGATAAAAAAGTGGTTCGGGGCTCCTTGCGAGGTTGCTGTTAACAAAATTAGACAATTGCCAACCCTGTGGCTTTGCCATGGTTACAATGTTAGCACAAGGTATGCATTTATATGCAATCTAGCCCTaatgaaatttcgttgcagttgggcTTTAAGATTAATGAGGGATAAGGAAGACAAAATATTAATTACGATGAAATTAGTCAAGCGCAATGACGATTATTTGTGGGGAATTGAGAAGCGTGAGGATAATAAAATTATTGTACGTTGAATTGATTACAAGCGCAACAGTAGTTAAGGTAAGCTAATTAAGCCTAGCCAAGATAAATTGAGGGTTCTTAAGATTAATTAAGCCTAATTTCAGTCGATTAAAAATATGTTTATTAGGACTAATTATGAACAATTCAGGGTAATTCGGATAGCTTATGCCTACTTAAGGTTAACTATGATTCCGTTACTAAAGCCCAATGAACATTAATAAGGGTAATGAAGATAATTTGACATTATATGTCACTTAACCGTAATTCAGAATAATTACGATTACATTCATTTCGCCCAATAATACTAATTAGGTTGGCCAATTAGGCAGTCGCAACAGGTCGTTGCAATACTTGCGGCACATTGCGTCATCCTCTCCAATGTGAGCCGCAGCGTGCGTAACTTTGCCACTCCATCAATCGTTGCATGAGTGCCAGATGAACTATTAGAAACGATATGTATGCACTGTCTAACGAATCCCACTAAGGAATTCCTGCAGTAATGTTTGTACCTTGCCTTACGAGAATAAAGAATTGTTTTCAAATAATTAGAGATAGTTAAACAAATTATGGATTTTTATTTGGAAGGCAAGTTTTGTACGTTGCTTGTATCGTATAGCGCGCCATATGGTCGAGAACCGCCTGACACGTGTGCAGCTAAAGTGAGGCTAACTTTAGCGGTCACGGTCACGTGGGCAGCTCGAGGCTAGTATTTCAAAAATTTGTGCACCGCGCTGTTAAACATGAACGTCATGTTTGCCTTAAtcctaaacaaagaaagaaagccgcGAAAACAGGATGATGTGTAATTATACTTTTGAAAGCCACAGTCATTACAGTAGTTGTTGTAGGTTAATATCACGCGTGGAGGAGATACGTGATAGTCTAAAATTTAATCATGGAATTTGACGTCCGGAAACAGCGCAGTGGTTTAGAAGGGATGCCATAGCACGCAGGTCTTCCCGCGGGGTTCACTGATGTGCACCCGAAGCACGGTACGCGAGTGTTCGTGCATTACACGCCCGCAACGGAATTCGGTGACTGCGCCCGGGACTCCGGTCCCGCACCTCGTTTTCGGCAGCACAATGGCCCAGCCACTGAGTACGTGGCTTACCGGAACAACAAAAATTAATGCCAAGGAAAGGAAACGCACTCGATGTCAACCGAGGATAACGTATAGCCGGAggatattaagaagtttgaaggCTACGACGTCATCGGCTGACCCAAGGTTGGGGTAAAGAGAGCAGGGGTAaggaaagatgatgatgatgattatgatgatgatgatggtgatgatgatgactacttGGTGCACACCCGCAAGCAGGCGTTGAAGCTGAATGTCAAGGTAATAGCACAAGAGGCACGAGAGGTCACGCGCGGGGCATTGGTGACTGTGTCATGGACGGAGCAAGAGTCGCAAAGCAAGTAGCCAGCTGTGGACTGACAACTACAAACTAGCGCCTCATGACAAACCGACTCCGAGTTGCCGCACAGGGTTGAAAAATGCGCGCTGGGCTGGGTACGTTCCCTTAGGAAAGGACTATTCATGCCATTTTGCACCCTCAATGTTCCATCGTAGATCCCCAAGGTTCTAAAAGCACACCGTCTAAAGACGATGTGCGTCATTGGAACTCGAAAACCGGCACCACGCCTTAGATATTGTGTGGGCCTCCGTATGCCCACTCTCGAGGTTCCCATTACCCATTGCTTCTACATGTTCACCTCTCTAGTAATTGTGAAATCACAATTTTACTTCGCCGTTTAAAGGCCACGTAAAGcttcacaatgttttttttttgttaacataGCGCGCATTTTAGTGCACCTCGATAATATGGGAACCCAGTAGCAAACATGGTTTATCGAGCTTGAAATTGCAACGGGCCGGCGGTGTAACAACGGCTTGCCGTAAATGTGTCGCGGATGCACAACTTGCTAAGCTCACGCGCCGAAAACTCTATTTAAGCCTCGCTAAACGTTCCTTATAGCTACATTTGCAACTCTCGCTCATCGGGCAAAAAAACAAGTGATATAGAAGCTTCACGATCACTGAATATTTGAGAAAGGAGACTGCATTTACAAGCGCAGCCTTTCACAGCGAGTTAGGAAGCCGTATTGAGTCTTCTAATGCAAAAATTAATACTTTGTACACCACGACGGCTTTGCTACCTGCGTGGCGCCACAGCGGCAACAACAGGGCTCGCCTTACGCGATGGCTGGATCCATCTACCAAGGTTCGCGCGGGCTCGCGCGGACATTAAGCATAGAAATTGAAGTTGCTGACTTGCGCGCTCTGTGTACGGAGAGCTCGTCGACCTCCCTCGCGGAGGCAGCGACCGTTGCTATGCATGCATTGTCATACGTCGAGTCGCCTTAATTCTGCGCTTATAACATCTCTTATACAAGGCGCCGCCTCTATAGCTCCCACCGCAGGACGCGCGCGCGGACTGCGACAGTGGCTGCAGCGATCCGAAACGTCATTTGTGCGCGAGTGTATGCAAGGAGTGATGACTGCGCCTTGTCGCCGCCATGGCCGGCGCCGCTGCCTCGTGCGTGCGGCGAGGTTCACACGGGTATCCCACCGCTTCGGTGGCTCTCAAAAGGCCAGCCTCGAGCAACGGAAATGAGATGCCTTAACCCGGCGCCTACGGGTGAACCGACTTGGGGGCGCGCGTCCATCCCCACAACTCGTATTTGACGACCCACGCGGTTAGGCTGCTCATGTCGTGCTCACCGTGGTAAAACCGACTGCAAGCTGCCCCGAAGAGTCTGGAGTAAGGTAAGCCACACTTGCTATATACTTGCATACTTAGTTGCGTCCGCCACTGAAATCGAGTTCGTGCCGTTTTTCATGCGTCCTTTCCCAATCGCCTGCCATCGTCAGGTGGCTGTCAATGAAACTATCCCCTCGATGACGTCACTTTATGCTTGATAATCTCTTCCGACTCTCAGGCAGGAGAACGTTTCCCACGAACAACTCAAGAATGCGCCATCATCCCTATATGATGTTTCAAATTTGAAACCCTCAGCAGTGGCGGTAAGGTAGACAGCAGCTTTggtcttcgtgtttttttttttttgtgcctgcaCCGCTAAATAACATAAGCAATATTCTTGTCGATAGTCGGATTTTGTCTCTATAGTATTCATTATCTTCGCAAGGTATACTCTTATCTTATTGTTATTGGTATGTTATTGGGTGtgtaatgaagagaaaggaggagtcGGCCGGAAGAGCGTATCTCTGACCTGGGTAAAGGCAAATGGGAAAAACAGGGAAGGAGAGAGGTGGGTAGCACGTTACGATAATACACTGCAATAAACACATTTCTGAACATGCGCTCTGTGCATTACACACTATGCACAGGAGGGATGCCCCAACCGCACAAGCCTTTTACTGCAAACACATTTGGCACATTCCCATACACACCACATATACTTAAAGACGAGCTTGTTCAGGAATTCGGAATCACTCTCCGTACGCCCAAAGTATTCTCCTTCGAAAATAGGCTGAAGTCCAGACAGCCCATTGTAAACTTTACTATCCTTCACTCAGCCGCATAATAATAGCACAGGTACGGTATGTGGGATATTGTCTCCCGAATGCGACAGGTGCAGCagtcagtgctttttttttcgcatgttcTTCCGCAGATATCGGCGAGTGCACGCATATACAAGTCGTGAATCATGTATCTTAATTTCTTGGGCGAAATTCATTGAAGAGCCCCGAACTGGATTTGTGACGTCTGAAATGACAGGAATTCTCTATAGGGTGCaccctgtaggggttgaaggacggacttcgagatgaaaaaccaaacttgggagggtttattttacattatttacaaggaggtgagagtcaagtaacattcgtacagtcattacgggccggcagcaactcggacgctgcggcccgtggcaggaagttcgagagaggtgaatcagggaatcagggaatgctatggtctctctggaatccttcttttaaacccttcgaggactggaagtcgcgtcatgttcgaccaatgggagagtccgctcagatgacgccattttcagccaatggttggcgcccgtatcgcgttgcaACACCCGGCGGcactctgcggtcttgcctcgcagacttgcaatgcgcttcttccaaggcggagaatggggggggggggggtgctcatgctccattgtccgagtgcccacctgctcccggtgctacggccgcgcagcggtagcaaatgtcttcttctaaggcgatgaagaggtacgcttggaccttcccggcacgtccggctgtcacggcgcattaccgccgtcttagtttggcacccactttacttccaacactGCCgcgctatcccctcgctttctggaaaagtcaagcattgaatagttcctcggcggcacacgacctgggggccgcaaacttgtttgcacttgtcttgtggccttcaacgtgtttgctcgggcgctcctctggaatgtgctgcgattcgatgtggtccggggggaactcgaagtaatcgcaggaaacagctccatatctaacaaccccACGCAAATACACTGAAACGAAGAGTTCCTTGGAGTTCACCAGAAGTCAGTAAAATGTGCTGCGCGTACCCGCCAAAAATGCATTGAAAGTTTGTTTTCTTGTCGTTAAGACAATGCAGCTTCTCTGTAACTGCTGCTTTGTCATTAATCTTGCTTTAATACCCTTACGCCCGATGGTAATATCTGTTTTGTAGCTGCTAGTGATAATGTAAGAACCAAAGTTGAAGTGCAGGCTTTCTTAACTTGCCAGCACACCATGGCCTACAAAGTGCATACACTAAGACAGAGCTCTAGATGCATCTAAAGCACTCTCTTTGTGCATGCGCGTTGTGGGCCACGGCGTGCTGGCAACATAAGAAAGCTTGTACTTTTGAAAATCTTCGGTTCTTTC
This Dermacentor albipictus isolate Rhodes 1998 colony chromosome 1, USDA_Dalb.pri_finalv2, whole genome shotgun sequence DNA region includes the following protein-coding sequences:
- the LOC135907271 gene encoding TBC1 domain family member 25-like, producing the protein MLNLFRTNRGGKVAAGPSGLRVPLAPDVRVRAQSRYRAAAWLLFLQMEKTLGRFHKVLNLPTLQDSPATSPSGSSTVISLPWTSGGHEQETADPLGDRAFRACLDDEGRLLKPHELRLAVYKGGVEPSLRKVVWKHILNVYPEGLTGRERLAYMRRKSDQYLQLRAAWKALVENSSFSDDILPVSSMVRKDVLRTDRSHPFYEGADDNVNVVSLFNLLTTFALNHPSLSYCQGMSDLASPLLVVMRDEPQAYVCFCALMRRLGPNFDEDGEAMTLKFKHLSDLVEHFDSVFFRYLEKCGAQDLLFCYRWLLLELKREFCFDDALRMLEVQWSSLPPMPPDGELPLFERPYQMATPCALLSTHTGASSQSKADVICRQSPPSPASPSASTVRDEGSANADEDNKDGCKPVTMSASQELGTERNIMNGRLCADACRNGCGDGTEKFASDTKDTPKNHTSGDHVFHEGGASYSVASAADSGAVPRTNVSSSTKKGRRRSAANMRLPPPQQLGGGNPFMMFLCLSILTQHRDVIMRKGMDYNELAMHFDKLVRQHDLQSVLHHARALYSEYLGLGWDEPWEVHPRA